One Synechococcus sp. PROS-9-1 DNA window includes the following coding sequences:
- the plsY gene encoding glycerol-3-phosphate 1-O-acyltransferase PlsY: MAFFSLLLGYLLGSIPSGWLAGRWLKDIDLRELGSGSTGATNVLRQVGKGPALVVFLIDVGKGAAAVLIARALGLGDWIQVLAGLTALAGHIWPVWLGFKGGKAVATGLGMFLGLAWPVGLASFGVFMAVFSLSRLVSLASVLAAITLPLLMAAGSGSKANLVVALVAMLLVLWRHRSNIQRLLNGTEPKLGQKD, encoded by the coding sequence ATGGCTTTCTTTTCTCTTCTCCTCGGCTACCTACTTGGATCCATCCCCAGTGGCTGGCTTGCAGGTCGCTGGCTCAAAGACATTGACTTACGCGAACTCGGTTCGGGCTCCACGGGAGCCACCAATGTGCTCAGGCAAGTGGGCAAAGGTCCCGCGTTGGTTGTCTTTTTGATCGATGTGGGGAAGGGAGCCGCCGCTGTTTTAATCGCCCGCGCGCTTGGCCTCGGTGATTGGATTCAGGTGCTGGCAGGTCTGACCGCCCTAGCTGGTCATATTTGGCCTGTTTGGCTGGGCTTCAAGGGCGGCAAAGCCGTCGCGACTGGATTAGGGATGTTTCTCGGCTTGGCCTGGCCCGTGGGTCTGGCCAGTTTTGGCGTGTTCATGGCGGTGTTCAGCCTGAGTCGACTCGTGTCACTGGCGAGCGTATTAGCGGCGATCACCCTGCCGCTGCTGATGGCCGCCGGTTCTGGCAGCAAGGCCAATCTGGTGGTAGCCCTGGTGGCGATGCTGCTGGTGCTCTGGCGTCACCGCAGCAACATCCAAAGACTGCTCAATGGCACCGAGCCGAAGCTGGGCCAGAAGGACTGA
- the pyrF gene encoding orotidine-5'-phosphate decarboxylase, translating into MRVVRRRIVATSFSAEAAERIIVALDGMAPDQALAFSAQVEGLCWVKVGLELFVQAGPEVVAQLRDQGLRVFLDLKFHDIPATMAGACRRAAALGAELITVHACAGSDALKAAQAGAVEGAQSTGQRVPTLLAVTVLTSWEEQQLQRELDISQGIAERVPRLAQLSASAGIGGCVCSPLEVAALRAQHPEPFALVTPGIRPKGAAVGDQARVMGPAEAMAAGASKLVIGRPITQAENSSGAFATCCAALMV; encoded by the coding sequence ATGAGGGTCGTGCGGAGACGGATTGTGGCTACTTCTTTCTCGGCTGAAGCAGCGGAACGGATCATCGTGGCTCTCGATGGGATGGCGCCTGATCAGGCTTTGGCCTTCAGCGCTCAAGTGGAAGGGTTGTGCTGGGTGAAGGTGGGATTGGAGCTGTTTGTGCAGGCCGGGCCGGAGGTGGTGGCTCAGCTGCGGGACCAGGGATTGCGGGTGTTTCTCGATCTCAAATTTCATGACATCCCGGCCACGATGGCCGGAGCCTGCAGGCGGGCAGCGGCGCTGGGGGCGGAGCTGATCACCGTGCATGCTTGCGCTGGAAGCGATGCTCTCAAGGCTGCGCAGGCTGGTGCGGTGGAAGGAGCGCAAAGCACCGGGCAGCGGGTTCCCACTTTGTTGGCAGTCACGGTGCTCACCAGTTGGGAGGAACAGCAGCTGCAAAGGGAACTTGACATCAGCCAGGGCATCGCTGAACGGGTGCCGAGGTTGGCCCAGCTGTCGGCGAGTGCTGGCATCGGCGGCTGCGTGTGTTCACCGTTGGAAGTCGCGGCGCTACGGGCTCAACATCCGGAGCCCTTTGCCTTGGTAACGCCTGGGATCCGCCCCAAAGGTGCTGCAGTGGGCGATCAAGCCCGGGTGATGGGGCCTGCTGAAGCGATGGCTGCTGGCGCCAGCAAGCTGGTGATCGGCCGGCCGATCACTCAGGCTGAGAATTCAAGTGGAGCGTTTGCGACGTGCTGTGCTGCGTTGATGGTGTGA
- a CDS encoding SMP-30/gluconolactonase/LRE family protein: MDCRCVLPVAAGLAEGPCWWAEKQVLLWVDIEASRIGLFDPQTGRNDFLPLPAHVGAVVPTSVGDLLLATAAGFLRMDPSTRAVTLLSDPELDRPGNRFNDGKCDPWGRFWAGTMAYDFEPLAGALWRLDGDGRITRQRSQLTISNGLAWSQDRGTLYVIDSPTLNVMAFPLTSAGEIAGEPRICVQIPEAWDAVPDGMCIDGEGMLWIALFGGGAVTRWDPISGQLLERLALPCRQVTSCCFGGPHLDQLFMTTARQEMDAAAIKAEPLAGGLFQADVGVKGLPADCFEVAA, encoded by the coding sequence ATGGATTGTCGTTGTGTGTTGCCGGTTGCGGCAGGGTTGGCAGAGGGCCCTTGTTGGTGGGCTGAGAAGCAAGTTCTTCTTTGGGTGGATATTGAGGCATCAAGAATTGGACTGTTTGATCCTCAAACAGGGAGGAATGATTTTTTGCCTCTTCCTGCCCATGTGGGTGCGGTTGTTCCCACATCTGTAGGGGACTTGCTCCTGGCAACCGCGGCGGGGTTTCTGAGGATGGATCCGAGCACCCGGGCTGTGACCTTGTTGTCTGATCCGGAGCTCGATCGCCCTGGTAATCGCTTCAACGACGGTAAATGTGATCCTTGGGGGCGCTTTTGGGCCGGCACGATGGCCTATGACTTTGAGCCGCTGGCTGGAGCCCTATGGCGGCTGGATGGCGATGGAAGAATCACTCGCCAACGCAGCCAGCTCACGATTTCCAACGGACTGGCTTGGAGCCAAGACCGAGGGACGCTCTATGTGATTGATTCGCCAACGCTGAATGTGATGGCCTTCCCGCTCACCAGCGCCGGTGAGATCGCCGGAGAACCGAGAATCTGTGTGCAGATTCCAGAAGCTTGGGATGCCGTCCCGGATGGCATGTGCATCGATGGGGAGGGAATGCTTTGGATCGCCCTATTTGGTGGTGGGGCGGTCACGCGATGGGATCCCATCAGCGGCCAGCTGCTCGAACGGCTGGCCTTGCCTTGCCGTCAGGTCACTTCCTGTTGTTTTGGCGGCCCCCACTTGGATCAGTTGTTTATGACGACCGCCAGACAAGAGATGGATGCTGCTGCAATCAAGGCCGAGCCCTTGGCCGGTGGCCTGTTTCAGGCCGATGTGGGTGTGAAAGGGTTGCCGGCCGATTGCTTTGAAGTGGCCGCTTGA